The sequence below is a genomic window from Synechococcales cyanobacterium T60_A2020_003.
CTTGCTGTGAACCCAGCAAGATCGGTCGGCGTGCGGATCGATCAATGGTGACGGCTAAATAAAATTCGCGATCAGGTTGATACATGGCTTCAGCTAGCAACACGCGAGGATACTGCCCCATGATCGAAAGATTCCAGATCGACCGAGCCGCCGCGATCGCATCAATCGTATTATTCGCAAACTTAATGCCACCCTGCTTGCCTCGACTTTCGGCATAGACTTGAGACTTGAGCACTACCGGAAATGGGATTCGCAGATTCTTCAACTCCTCAGTCCGATCAATGCGCTGAGAAGGAAGTACCGGAATGCCAACGGCCCGGAATAATTCTTTCGCCTGGTACTCTAGCAAGTCCATGATCGTTCGTAGTGTCTCCCCCTGATATGAAAAACTATAGTCGTAGGCTTTTAATATAGCCGCGCAAGAGAGGCCAAAGGTGTGACCAAACACACAATCGGAACGTACATCTACCTTCATGGATTTGCGTCTAGTCCACGATCAATCAAAGCTGAGGGCTTGCGCGATCGCTTTCAACGCATTGGCATCCCGCTCCAGTGTCCCGATCTCAACCAAGACGACTTTTCCACCCTCACCCTCACGCGCCAGCTTGAACAGGTCAAGCAACTTATAACGCGCAGTGCGTCTCCAATTACGCTAATAGGATCCAGCTTTGGCGGATTAACAGCAGCTTGGCTCGGTGAAATGATTGCCAATGTGGAACGTCTAATCTTGCTAGCGCCTGCCTTTGAGTTCCTGGATCACTGGATACCACGACTAGGCTCTGACACCCTAGCCAATTGGGAACGAAATGGACTGCTTCCGGTGTATCACTACGGAGAGCAGCGCACGCTCCCCCTAAGCTACACCTTCATAACCGATTTACAGCACTATCCGGATCAACATCTCCAAAGACCCGTGCCTACGCTAATCCTCCATGGTATTCATGATGAGACAGTGCCAATCCAAGCCAGCCAGCGATTTGCTGAACAACGGCCTTGGGTTTGTCTGAAAGAACTCGACAGCGATCACGCTTTAGTCGATCAACAAAATACTATTTGGACATTAGTTCAAGACGGCTTTGTTGCATGATTAGAAAAACGGTCAGGTTCGCCTTGAGAGTGTCCTGGTATTAACCTTCAACCTTGTAGCTATCGGGTTTAGC
It includes:
- a CDS encoding esterase codes for the protein MGTYIYLHGFASSPRSIKAEGLRDRFQRIGIPLQCPDLNQDDFSTLTLTRQLEQVKQLITRSASPITLIGSSFGGLTAAWLGEMIANVERLILLAPAFEFLDHWIPRLGSDTLANWERNGLLPVYHYGEQRTLPLSYTFITDLQHYPDQHLQRPVPTLILHGIHDETVPIQASQRFAEQRPWVCLKELDSDHALVDQQNTIWTLVQDGFVA